The proteins below come from a single Gemmatimonadaceae bacterium genomic window:
- a CDS encoding helix-turn-helix domain-containing protein, producing the protein DPAPSLAPRCLRDQSPARSVAFLPAPLRRRVERADTRIRTVDSMRDATNLVLQAGGGVLIADPTADGGAAGDEMVELCRRVPGLIPIVYARLTPGVVRHIQQLAHFPFSQVLLADFDDSPTRFVELADLAQSASLTGHVLHRLEPMLSSAPPMLRHAIRDAFGSPQRYRSVGDLAEAAHMPRRSFYRCFQPLGLSSPRSLLAASSVVRTISLLRDPQQTLREAAVRLGYSKSEYLAAHVVRFTGLRVRETRSADFGVIAESITARLSVDR; encoded by the coding sequence GACCCCGCCCCCTCTCTCGCCCCGCGCTGCCTACGGGACCAGTCGCCGGCTCGCTCAGTAGCATTCCTGCCGGCGCCGCTCCGCCGCCGAGTCGAACGTGCCGACACGCGGATCCGCACCGTGGACTCGATGCGCGACGCAACCAATCTCGTCCTCCAGGCCGGCGGCGGAGTCCTCATCGCCGACCCGACGGCCGATGGCGGGGCTGCCGGCGACGAGATGGTGGAACTCTGCCGCCGCGTTCCTGGATTGATACCGATCGTCTACGCTCGACTCACCCCGGGCGTAGTTCGACACATACAGCAGCTTGCACACTTTCCTTTCTCGCAGGTCCTGCTTGCCGATTTCGACGATAGCCCAACGCGCTTCGTCGAGCTGGCCGACCTCGCGCAGTCGGCGTCGCTGACCGGGCACGTTCTCCACCGCCTGGAGCCGATGCTCAGCTCTGCCCCGCCCATGCTCCGGCATGCCATCCGCGACGCGTTCGGCTCGCCGCAACGGTACCGATCAGTCGGCGACCTCGCCGAGGCGGCGCACATGCCCCGCCGCTCGTTCTACCGCTGCTTCCAGCCGTTGGGCCTCTCCTCGCCACGATCGCTGCTCGCGGCGAGCAGCGTCGTGCGAACCATCAGCCTGCTGCGCGATCCACAGCAAACGCTTCGTGAGGCGGCGGTTCGCCTGGGATACTCAAAGTCGGAGTATCTGGCCGCCCATGTCGTGCGCTTCACCGGATTGCGCGTGCGCGAAACGCGGAGCGCAGATTTTGGCGTAATTGCCGAGTCGATCACGGCACGATTGAGCGTCGACCGGTGA
- a CDS encoding integrase arm-type DNA-binding domain-containing protein, whose translation MTRPSESTIVGGIRGGYLETAGGIVENRVGRGYDRLSDRAVKSFVAKARAGTATRGKLSDGGGLYLTLTPAGTAVWRVKYRIDGKERVFAAGIYPDVSLAAAREQRAEVKAHLRAGRDPVQSRVLERHAATLSSNSTFSSVASLWLDKQKRGWSGIHYSKSERALKRDVLPIIGELPIDQITSAMVANVVEKIAARGAEETAGRILQHITGIFRLARSRGLIHENVAIDVREVLPKRKRRMGRPALIVFDELRDVLRRADLAPVSPSVRLANRLIAFSAQRIGNVVSATWDQFDLELTAPTWTIPREQMKVRDRDGDHRVPLGPTIVAELLAWRKATGGKGVVFPSPSGKRPFVGREAIEKLYSEVLELDGRHSPHSWRTAFSTLSHELGDFDRDVIELALDHVSDGKVIRAYNRAQRFDQRLRLARWWDAQLCGQRS comes from the coding sequence TTGACCCGTCCGTCTGAATCCACCATCGTTGGGGGCATCAGAGGGGGGTATTTGGAAACAGCAGGGGGTATCGTCGAAAATCGCGTCGGTAGGGGGTACGATCGTTTGAGCGATCGCGCCGTCAAATCATTCGTCGCCAAGGCTCGAGCGGGGACGGCCACAAGGGGCAAATTGAGCGACGGCGGAGGCCTCTACCTGACGCTCACCCCGGCCGGTACGGCGGTGTGGCGGGTCAAATACCGCATCGACGGTAAGGAGCGTGTGTTCGCCGCGGGGATCTATCCCGACGTTTCGCTCGCAGCCGCCCGGGAGCAGCGTGCTGAGGTGAAAGCGCACCTACGCGCGGGCCGCGACCCGGTCCAGTCGCGGGTCCTCGAGCGTCATGCCGCCACGCTTTCCAGCAATAGCACGTTCAGTAGCGTGGCTTCGTTGTGGCTCGACAAGCAGAAGCGCGGCTGGTCTGGCATCCACTACAGCAAGTCTGAACGTGCTTTGAAGCGGGACGTACTGCCGATCATCGGCGAGCTCCCGATCGACCAGATCACGTCTGCCATGGTTGCCAACGTGGTCGAGAAGATCGCCGCACGTGGTGCCGAAGAGACGGCCGGGCGAATCCTTCAACACATCACTGGAATCTTCAGGCTGGCTCGCTCTCGGGGCCTCATCCACGAAAACGTCGCGATTGACGTTCGTGAGGTGTTGCCCAAGCGCAAGCGCCGGATGGGACGACCAGCGCTGATCGTCTTCGACGAGCTGCGAGATGTCCTACGGCGCGCCGACCTCGCTCCTGTTTCCCCGTCAGTCCGACTCGCCAATCGCCTCATCGCGTTCAGCGCACAGCGCATTGGCAATGTCGTTTCGGCAACATGGGACCAGTTCGATCTGGAGTTGACCGCGCCAACGTGGACGATTCCGCGCGAGCAGATGAAGGTGCGAGACCGCGACGGCGACCATCGCGTGCCGCTCGGGCCCACGATCGTTGCCGAATTGCTCGCCTGGCGGAAAGCGACGGGAGGGAAGGGCGTAGTGTTTCCGTCCCCATCGGGAAAGCGCCCGTTTGTTGGCCGCGAAGCGATTGAAAAGCTCTACTCGGAAGTACTCGAGCTAGATGGCCGACACAGTCCCCACTCGTGGCGCACGGCATTCAGCACGCTGAGTCACGAGTTGGGAGATTTTGACCGCGACGTCATCGAACTAGCGCTGGACCACGTCTCCGACGGCAAGGTGATTCGAGCATACAACCGCGCGCAGCGATTCGATCAGCGCCTGCGACTCGCGCGATGGTGGGATGCGCAGCTTTGCGGTCAACGATCCTAA
- the larB gene encoding nickel pincer cofactor biosynthesis protein LarB, which yields MRREHVRDLLKQVADGTLDVSRALDALAVEPAESLGFATIDHHRGLRQGFPEVIYGAGKRPEHIAEIARRIAARGDSVLVTRIASDAAQHLQSVLPNVGLNELARTAFIRGNSPAPRGTGTVAVVTAGTSDLPVAEEAAVTLDVLGDCIMRVTDVGVAGIHRVLAKHQELASAAVVIVVAGMDGALPSVVGGMVRAPVIAVPTSVGYGASFGGIAALLTMLNSCAAGVTVVNIDNGFGAAVAASRITHGVS from the coding sequence TGAAGCAAGTGGCCGACGGCACGCTCGACGTCTCGCGCGCGCTCGACGCGTTGGCCGTCGAACCGGCCGAGTCGCTCGGCTTCGCTACCATCGATCACCACCGCGGGCTCCGGCAGGGATTCCCCGAAGTGATCTATGGAGCGGGGAAGAGGCCCGAGCACATCGCCGAGATCGCCCGCCGCATCGCCGCGCGCGGCGACAGCGTCCTCGTGACTCGCATCGCCAGCGACGCTGCTCAGCATCTGCAGTCGGTGCTTCCCAACGTCGGGCTCAACGAGCTCGCGCGCACCGCGTTCATTCGCGGCAACTCTCCCGCGCCGCGCGGCACGGGAACGGTGGCCGTCGTCACCGCGGGGACGAGTGACCTGCCCGTCGCCGAAGAGGCCGCGGTCACCCTCGACGTGCTCGGCGACTGCATCATGCGGGTGACTGACGTCGGCGTCGCCGGGATTCATCGCGTGCTGGCCAAGCACCAGGAGCTCGCGTCGGCCGCCGTGGTGATCGTCGTCGCGGGCATGGACGGCGCGCTGCCGTCGGTCGTGGGCGGCATGGTCCGCGCGCCCGTCATCGCCGTGCCGACGAGCGTCGGCTACGGAGCGTCGTTCGGCGGTATCGCTGCGCTCCTTACAATGCTCAACAGCTGCGCCGCCGGCGTGACGGTGGTGAACATCGACAACGGCTTCGGCGCCGCTGTCGCCGCGTCCCGGATCACCCACGGAGTGAGCTGA